A genomic window from Thioalkalivibrio sp. ALJ12 includes:
- a CDS encoding DUF2069 domain-containing protein — MIALSRALALAGFLGLLLLILVWTTWIAPPEIVPVWLALIVLVMPLLFPLRGMLHGRRYTHAWSSLLALAYITLGITIGAAAEDRLYGLLMTGASLAWFAGSLLFVKLDARRARAAAE; from the coding sequence ATGATCGCGCTGTCCCGTGCCCTGGCTCTGGCCGGCTTTCTTGGACTGCTGCTGCTAATCCTGGTCTGGACCACCTGGATCGCCCCGCCGGAGATCGTCCCGGTCTGGCTGGCGTTGATCGTACTGGTCATGCCGCTGCTGTTTCCGCTGCGCGGGATGCTGCACGGAAGGCGCTACACCCACGCCTGGTCCAGCCTGCTGGCGCTCGCCTACATCACGCTCGGGATCACCATCGGCGCGGCCGCGGAGGACCGGCTCTATGGCCTCCTGATGACCGGAGCCAGCCTCGCCTGGTTCGCGGGCAGCCTGCTGTTCGTGAAACTGGACGCCCGGCGGGCCCGCGCGGCGGCCGAGTAA
- the hda gene encoding DnaA regulatory inactivator Hda: MPLDLRLRDASRFSGFCVAGNALARDAVRALSVGTGIQEPQILLHGPSGSGKTHLLQAACHQGHERGEPVSYLPLGEVRDAPPMAVLDGLERSRLVALDDLEAVVGRGDWDEALFGLINRLRDAGCRVLLAAAAPPEGLPVQLPDLASRLAWGPVFRMQRPDDAACKEILAQRAALRGLELPEPVADYLLRRCSRDLSTLLALLDRLDLAALAQQRRLTIPFVREQLARMG, from the coding sequence ATGCCGCTGGACCTGCGCCTGCGCGACGCCTCGCGTTTTTCCGGTTTTTGCGTGGCAGGCAATGCCCTGGCGCGGGATGCCGTGCGGGCCTTGAGCGTCGGGACCGGGATACAGGAGCCGCAGATCCTGCTGCACGGGCCTTCCGGCTCCGGCAAGACGCACCTGCTGCAGGCTGCCTGTCACCAGGGACACGAGCGCGGGGAACCGGTCAGCTACCTGCCGCTTGGCGAGGTACGTGATGCGCCACCGATGGCCGTGCTCGATGGTCTGGAGCGCTCGCGTCTGGTGGCGCTGGATGATCTGGAGGCCGTGGTGGGCCGCGGGGACTGGGACGAGGCCCTGTTCGGGCTGATCAACCGGCTGCGTGATGCCGGCTGCCGCGTGCTGCTGGCGGCCGCGGCACCGCCCGAGGGGCTACCGGTCCAGTTGCCGGATCTGGCCTCGCGCCTGGCCTGGGGCCCGGTGTTCCGCATGCAGCGGCCGGATGATGCGGCCTGCAAGGAGATCCTGGCACAGCGTGCGGCCCTGCGCGGGCTGGAGCTGCCGGAGCCGGTGGCGGATTACCTGCTGCGCCGCTGCTCGCGTGACCTGTCCACGCTGCTGGCGCTGCTGGACCGCCTGGATCTGGCTGCGCTAGCCCAGCAGCGGCGCCTGACCATCCCGTTCGTGCGCGAACAGCTGGCCCGTATGGGCTGA
- a CDS encoding DUF2066 domain-containing protein has product MLRLFRPSRALAACLLLCLLLGVSPLLADDAVVVNVHAEDETAALAQGLEQALVRVAGQRSPELSELAQLLLLELDEEGRIEALRRRQEVDNGEYRLEFDRGRLRNALNAAEVPVVLGARPQLLVWAVYEADGRRHLLGSTQDEADVLAGIDALGRDRGMPFVLPLGDLEDRRAAQAGDVIGGVTEPLQEAAGRYGPTGIVALHVRSVGGGAEARAITVHGGREYRSEGRGESPAAAARAAVEDGFDQVVAPLARVAAEPEWVKLGFVGVEGFPAFEALRRELAQIEAIESARLDSLGGNAVTLEVRTGLAPDDLVDLLRASGYGVAQDPHGDSEAKAWLRRE; this is encoded by the coding sequence ATGCTGCGCCTCTTTCGCCCGTCCCGCGCCCTGGCTGCGTGCCTACTCCTGTGTCTGCTGTTGGGGGTCTCTCCATTGCTGGCGGATGATGCCGTGGTGGTGAACGTCCATGCGGAGGACGAAACGGCCGCGCTGGCGCAGGGCCTGGAACAGGCGCTGGTGCGCGTGGCCGGGCAGCGTTCGCCGGAGCTGAGCGAACTGGCGCAGCTCCTGTTGCTGGAACTGGACGAGGAGGGGCGTATTGAGGCCCTGCGTCGGCGGCAGGAGGTGGATAACGGCGAATATCGCCTGGAGTTCGATCGGGGCCGCCTGCGCAACGCTCTAAATGCCGCCGAGGTGCCCGTGGTGCTGGGCGCGCGCCCGCAACTGCTGGTCTGGGCGGTGTACGAGGCGGACGGGCGCCGCCACCTGCTGGGCTCCACCCAGGACGAGGCCGATGTGCTGGCCGGGATTGACGCGCTGGGGCGCGATCGCGGGATGCCTTTCGTGCTGCCACTGGGGGATCTGGAGGATCGCCGGGCCGCGCAGGCGGGGGATGTGATTGGTGGCGTGACCGAGCCGCTGCAGGAAGCGGCCGGGCGCTACGGGCCGACGGGTATCGTGGCGCTGCATGTACGCTCGGTTGGGGGCGGCGCCGAGGCGCGTGCCATTACCGTGCATGGTGGGCGCGAGTACCGTAGTGAGGGCCGCGGTGAATCTCCGGCCGCCGCGGCGCGCGCGGCGGTCGAGGATGGCTTTGACCAGGTCGTGGCACCGCTGGCCCGCGTCGCCGCCGAGCCCGAGTGGGTGAAGCTGGGCTTTGTCGGGGTCGAGGGTTTTCCCGCGTTCGAGGCGTTGCGGCGGGAGCTGGCGCAGATCGAGGCCATCGAGAGTGCAAGGCTGGATTCGCTGGGCGGTAACGCGGTGACGCTCGAGGTGCGCACGGGGTTGGCCCCGGATGACCTGGTAGACCTGCTGCGCGCCAGCGGCTACGGCGTGGCGCAAGACCCGCACGGCGATTCCGAGGCGAAGGCTTGGCTGCGTCGCGAGTGA
- the wrbA gene encoding NAD(P)H:quinone oxidoreductase, producing MSTAPEILVLYYSRYGATAELARQVATGVEKAGATARVRTVPPVSTNIDEDRPAVPEDGPPYAELRDLEECAGLVMGSPTRFGNMAAPLKYFLDGTSGLWASGGLVDRPFGVFTSTATQHGGQETTLLSMALPLIHQGMLWVGVPYTVPELNSTTSGGTPYGASHVAGTQGEQAVTRDEQRIAAALGERVARIALRLEAAPGAPA from the coding sequence GTGAGCACGGCACCGGAGATCCTGGTGCTGTACTACAGCCGCTACGGGGCGACCGCCGAGCTGGCCCGCCAGGTCGCAACCGGCGTCGAAAAGGCTGGCGCCACCGCGCGGGTGCGCACCGTACCCCCAGTCTCCACGAATATCGACGAGGACCGCCCGGCAGTACCCGAGGACGGGCCACCCTATGCCGAACTGCGCGATCTCGAGGAATGCGCGGGGCTGGTCATGGGTTCGCCGACCCGCTTCGGCAACATGGCCGCGCCGCTGAAATACTTCCTCGACGGCACCAGCGGGCTGTGGGCCAGCGGCGGGCTGGTGGACCGGCCCTTCGGCGTCTTCACCAGCACGGCCACCCAGCATGGCGGGCAGGAGACCACCCTGCTCAGCATGGCCCTGCCGCTGATCCATCAGGGCATGCTGTGGGTCGGCGTGCCCTATACCGTGCCGGAGCTGAACAGCACCACCAGCGGCGGCACGCCCTACGGCGCCAGCCATGTGGCCGGCACCCAGGGCGAGCAGGCGGTCACCCGCGACGAACAGCGCATCGCAGCAGCCCTTGGGGAACGCGTCGCGCGCATCGCCTTGCGCCTCGAAGCAGCACCTGGCGCCCCGGCATGA
- the purN gene encoding phosphoribosylglycinamide formyltransferase, with protein MSSNAGPSSPDSLPRLVVLISGRGSNLGAMIEACNTGHIPARIVGIISNRPDAGGLAYAEEHAIPARVLNHRDYPSREAFDADLAEAIEAFDPDLVILAGFMRILTPGFVDRFTGRLLNIHPSLLPKYRGLDTHARALADGEDEHGASVHFVTPELDGGPVIMQARVPVLPDDTPESLATRVQRAEHRLYPEVVRRLCSGEIQWRDRIVTGDNTPLTVPLQLETNEVVPDVEAPEERSPVPRDAD; from the coding sequence ATGAGCAGCAACGCCGGCCCCTCCAGCCCGGATTCCCTGCCACGCCTGGTCGTCCTGATCTCGGGGCGCGGCAGCAATCTGGGCGCCATGATCGAGGCCTGCAACACTGGCCACATCCCGGCCCGGATCGTCGGCATCATCAGCAATCGCCCCGATGCAGGGGGGCTTGCCTACGCGGAAGAGCACGCGATCCCCGCACGTGTTCTGAACCACCGCGACTACCCCTCGCGCGAGGCCTTCGATGCAGATCTGGCCGAGGCGATCGAGGCCTTTGACCCCGATCTCGTGATCCTGGCCGGCTTCATGCGCATCCTGACCCCCGGTTTCGTCGATCGCTTCACGGGAAGGCTGTTGAACATTCACCCCTCCCTGTTGCCGAAGTACCGTGGGCTGGACACACATGCCCGCGCGCTGGCCGACGGGGAGGACGAACACGGCGCCAGCGTGCATTTTGTCACCCCCGAACTGGACGGCGGCCCGGTGATCATGCAGGCCCGCGTGCCGGTCCTGCCCGATGACACGCCCGAGAGCCTCGCCACCCGCGTCCAGCGCGCCGAACACCGGCTGTATCCCGAGGTCGTGCGGCGCCTGTGTTCAGGGGAAATTCAGTGGCGCGACCGCATCGTGACCGGGGACAACACCCCGTTGACGGTCCCGCTGCAGCTCGAAACCAATGAGGTAGTACCCGATGTTGAAGCTCCCGAGGAACGGAGCCCTGTGCCGCGCGACGCGGACTAG
- the arsC gene encoding arsenate reductase (glutaredoxin) (This arsenate reductase requires both glutathione and glutaredoxin to convert arsenate to arsenite, after which the efflux transporter formed by ArsA and ArsB can extrude the arsenite from the cell, providing resistance.), with product MSDAPTLYHNPRCSKSRATLALLREQGVEPEIVEYLKTPPDAATLKGVIEKLGIRPRDLLRTGEAEYRELGLKDAEMDDEALIQTMVQHPKLIERPILIVGGAARIGRPPEQVLEIVS from the coding sequence ATGTCCGATGCCCCTACGCTGTATCACAACCCGCGCTGCAGCAAGTCGCGCGCGACCCTCGCCCTGCTGCGGGAGCAAGGTGTAGAGCCCGAGATCGTGGAGTATCTGAAGACGCCACCGGATGCCGCGACGTTGAAGGGCGTGATCGAGAAGCTGGGCATCCGCCCCCGCGACCTGCTGCGCACCGGCGAGGCGGAGTACCGCGAGCTGGGCCTGAAAGACGCGGAGATGGATGACGAGGCGCTGATCCAGACCATGGTCCAGCACCCGAAACTGATCGAGCGACCGATCCTGATCGTCGGGGGCGCGGCCCGCATCGGGCGCCCGCCGGAACAGGTGCTGGAGATCGTGTCGTGA
- the purM gene encoding phosphoribosylformylglycinamidine cyclo-ligase: protein MSETRSGLTYREAGVDIEAGAELVERIKPHAARTQRPGVMAGLGGFGALFELPMDRYKQPVLVSGTDGVGTKLRLAQETGRHDSIGIDLVAMCVNDIVVQGAEPLFFLDYYATGHLDVDIAADVVTGIATGCEQAGCALIGGETAEMPGMYQGEDYDVAGFAVGIAEKEALIDGTRVSAGDVVLGLAASGPHSNGYSLIRRVLEHSGAALDAPLPGADGTTLGDALMAPTTIYVRPLLDLMQQFPVHAAAHITGGGLTENLPRVLPEQLCARIDPQAWQWPPVFDWLQQAGDIAPEEMLRTFNCGIGMTVILPEDRVEAASSALARAGIPSWPIGVIVNCEDTAPGVVYAAR, encoded by the coding sequence ATGTCCGAAACCCGTTCAGGCCTGACCTACCGCGAGGCAGGTGTCGACATCGAGGCCGGCGCCGAGCTGGTCGAACGCATCAAACCGCATGCCGCCCGCACGCAGCGCCCTGGCGTCATGGCCGGGCTGGGCGGCTTTGGTGCCCTGTTTGAGCTCCCGATGGACCGCTACAAGCAGCCTGTGCTGGTCTCCGGCACCGACGGCGTAGGCACCAAGCTGCGCCTGGCCCAGGAGACGGGGCGCCATGACAGCATCGGCATCGATCTGGTGGCGATGTGCGTGAATGACATCGTGGTGCAGGGAGCCGAGCCGCTGTTCTTCCTCGACTACTACGCCACCGGACACCTGGACGTCGATATCGCCGCGGATGTCGTCACCGGTATCGCCACCGGCTGCGAACAGGCCGGCTGCGCCCTGATCGGGGGCGAAACGGCCGAGATGCCGGGCATGTACCAGGGCGAGGACTACGACGTCGCGGGCTTCGCGGTCGGCATTGCCGAAAAGGAGGCCCTGATCGACGGCACCCGGGTCAGCGCGGGCGATGTCGTGCTCGGGCTGGCCGCCAGCGGCCCGCACTCCAATGGCTATTCTCTAATCCGGCGCGTCCTGGAACACTCCGGCGCGGCCCTGGATGCCCCGCTTCCCGGAGCCGACGGCACCACATTGGGCGACGCCCTGATGGCCCCGACCACGATCTACGTGCGCCCGCTGCTGGATCTGATGCAGCAGTTTCCGGTACACGCGGCGGCCCACATCACCGGTGGCGGCCTGACCGAAAACCTCCCGCGAGTGCTGCCGGAGCAGCTGTGCGCCCGCATTGATCCGCAGGCCTGGCAATGGCCACCCGTGTTCGACTGGCTGCAACAGGCCGGCGACATCGCGCCTGAAGAGATGCTGCGCACGTTCAACTGCGGGATCGGCATGACCGTGATCCTGCCCGAAGACCGTGTCGAGGCCGCCAGCTCGGCACTGGCCCGGGCGGGCATCCCGAGCTGGCCGATCGGCGTGATCGTGAACTGCGAAGACACGGCCCCCGGGGTGGTCTACGCCGCACGATGA
- a CDS encoding AI-2E family transporter has protein sequence MNPLAPFSAATLAALVGLVVLGVALYLLAPILTPFLIALLIGYLFNPLVTRLAVRTGGSRTLATLVIFVLVMLGLAGLVLVLIPLAMAQFERLMLLLPEVIAWFDERVRPWIEQQAGDRLPALEPAALQELLAEHWREAGGLAGGLLHWLGSSTGALVLGVLNLVLIPVVSFYLLRDWPRLVAGLHDLLPRAWRDPVSRFAVESDHTLGAFLRGQLLVMLALGLFYAITLSVAGVQMGLAIGLIAGLVSFIPYVGVIVGIVLATAAVLFQGDGWTLLLVVLVIFAVAQVLESVVLTPWLVGDRTGLHPVAVIFAVLAGGQLFGFFGVLLALPVAAVLAVAVRQAMARYRDMNAAGADTP, from the coding sequence GTGAACCCGCTGGCGCCGTTCTCCGCTGCCACGCTGGCGGCCCTGGTTGGGCTGGTGGTCCTGGGTGTGGCGCTTTATCTGCTGGCTCCGATCCTCACGCCCTTTCTGATTGCACTGCTGATTGGCTACCTGTTTAACCCCCTGGTGACACGCCTGGCGGTGCGCACGGGCGGTTCGCGCACCCTGGCCACGCTGGTGATCTTCGTGCTGGTAATGCTGGGGCTGGCGGGGCTGGTGCTGGTCCTGATCCCGCTGGCCATGGCCCAGTTCGAGCGCCTGATGCTGCTGTTGCCCGAGGTGATTGCCTGGTTCGACGAGCGGGTTCGTCCCTGGATCGAGCAGCAGGCGGGCGATCGCCTGCCGGCCCTGGAGCCGGCGGCACTGCAGGAGCTGCTGGCCGAGCACTGGCGCGAGGCCGGCGGGCTGGCGGGCGGGTTGCTGCACTGGCTGGGCAGCTCGACCGGCGCCCTGGTCCTGGGCGTGCTCAATCTGGTGCTGATCCCGGTGGTCAGCTTCTATCTGCTGCGGGACTGGCCGCGGCTGGTCGCGGGACTGCATGACCTGCTGCCGCGCGCCTGGCGCGACCCGGTCAGCCGTTTTGCGGTGGAATCGGACCATACCCTGGGGGCATTCCTGCGCGGCCAGCTGCTGGTGATGCTGGCGCTGGGGCTGTTCTACGCGATCACGCTCAGCGTGGCGGGCGTGCAGATGGGCCTGGCCATTGGCCTGATCGCGGGTCTGGTCAGCTTTATCCCCTATGTCGGCGTGATCGTGGGCATCGTGCTGGCCACGGCGGCCGTGCTGTTCCAGGGCGATGGCTGGACGCTGTTGCTGGTGGTGCTGGTGATCTTCGCGGTGGCGCAGGTGCTGGAGTCGGTGGTGCTGACCCCGTGGCTGGTGGGGGACCGGACCGGGCTGCATCCGGTGGCGGTGATCTTTGCCGTGCTCGCCGGCGGTCAGCTGTTCGGGTTCTTCGGGGTCCTGCTTGCGTTGCCGGTGGCGGCAGTGCTCGCAGTTGCGGTGCGTCAGGCAATGGCGCGCTATCGGGACATGAACGCAGCCGGGGCCGATACCCCGTGA
- a CDS encoding acylphosphatase has protein sequence MAKAHDTHARRWHVRGRVQGVFFRASTREQAHALGLTGYARNLPDGRVEVLAVGDPDALERLEAWLWEGPRMAHVEELDREVVSPPEPLPAGFDTG, from the coding sequence ATGGCAAAGGCCCATGATACCCATGCCCGCCGCTGGCATGTCAGGGGGCGTGTGCAGGGCGTGTTCTTTCGCGCCTCGACCCGGGAACAGGCGCACGCGCTCGGGCTGACGGGGTATGCGCGCAACCTGCCGGACGGCCGCGTGGAGGTGCTGGCGGTCGGCGACCCGGATGCCCTGGAGCGGCTGGAGGCATGGCTTTGGGAGGGACCGCGCATGGCGCACGTGGAGGAACTGGATAGGGAGGTTGTGAGCCCGCCGGAGCCGTTGCCCGCAGGCTTTGATACGGGTTGA